One window of the Hoplias malabaricus isolate fHopMal1 chromosome Y, fHopMal1.hap1, whole genome shotgun sequence genome contains the following:
- the LOC136677932 gene encoding calpain-2 catalytic subunit-like — MSSIATELSRKQDKEDGLGSNENAISFNNQDFKSLQRDCLQRRTLFCDPTFPAESSSLGYNQFGRYSSKTAGVEWKRPKELCANPQFISNGATRTDIRQGALGDCWLLAAIASLTLDKEILARVVPSDQSFTEDYAGIFHFQLWQYGEWVDVVIDDRLPTKNGELLFVHSEEGNEFWSALLEKAYAKVNTSYEALSGGSTTEGFEDFTGGISESYELRKAPPTLFNIIKKALNRGSLLGCSIDITNSYESEAMTRQKLVKGHAYSVTGAEVVHVNGTPVQLVRIRNPWGQVEWTGAWSDDSKEWDKVLSEEKAKLDYSADDGEFWMAYADLIQQYSKLEICNLTPDTLSSDDVHRWGHHQFEGTWRVGSTAGGCRNNPATFCSNPQYVIKLEDVDDDPLDGVDGCSFLVGLMQKDGRKERQFGRDLNTIGFAIYKVPDEYKGLNNIHLGPDVLLRQKAIAMSDTFINMREVCTHFKLPPGEYVIIPSTFEPHRKGTFILRVFTEKQATAGPMESDICANIKQDKISEKDVDPHFKHLFKQIAGTDAEISAVELQKILDRIVSQRTDLKTNGFSIETCRHIISLLDKDGNGTLGLLEFHTFWMKLQKYMEVFKHRDTDKSGTISSHEIREALIEAGFTLNSSVLQVIVSRYSDLESAIEFDAFVSCVIRLELLFQTFQKFDKKNTGKIELDIMQWLCLALG, encoded by the exons ATGTCCAGCATCGCTACCGAGTTGTCCAGGAAGCAGGACAAAGAGGATGGACTGGGAAGCAATGAGAATGCCATTTCCTTCAACAACCAGGACTTTAAGAGTCTGCAGAGAGATTGCCTGCAGCGCCGGACCCTCTTCTGCGATCCCACATTTCCCGCTGAAAGCAGCTCTCTCGGCTACAACCAGTTTGGCCGCTACTCCTCCAAAACTGCTGGGGTCGAATGGAAACGGCCAAAG GAGCTGTGTGCAAACCCTCAATTCATTTCCAATGGAGCTACCAGGACGGACATCCGTCAGGGAGCTTTAG GTGATTGCTGGTTACTGGCAGCCATTGCCTCCCTGACTCTGGACAAGGAGATTTTGGCTCGTGTGGTTCCTTCTGATCAGAGTTTTACAGAGGACTATGCGGGCATCTTCCATTTTCAG TTATGGCAGTATGGTGAGTGGGTGGATGTTGTCATTGATGACCGTTTGCCCACCAAAAATGGTGAGCTACTGTTTGTCCACTCTGAAGAGGGAAACGAATTCTGGAGTGCCCTATTGGAGAAGGCCTATGCTAA GGTGAACACCTCTTATGAGGCCCTGTCTGGAGGCTCCACCACTGAGGGCTTCGAGGACTTCACTGGTGGTATCTCTGAGAGCTACGAGCTGAGGAAAGCTCCACCCACCCTTTTCAACATCATCAAAAAAGCACTGAACCGGGGGTCTCTGTTGGGTTGCTCCATAGAT ATCACCAATTCCTACGAAAGCGAAGCGATGACCAGACAGAAGCTGGTGAAGGGACATGCCTACTCTGTCACCGGAGCAGAAGTG GTCCATGTGAATGGAACTCCAGTTCAGCTGGTTCGGATCAGGAACCCATGGGGTCAGGTGGAGTGGACCGGTGCCTGGAGTGATGA ctCCAAAGAGTGGGACAAGGTGCTGTCGGAGGAGAAAGCCAAATTGGATTACTCAGCAGATGACGGAGAGTTCTG GATGGCCTATGCAGACTTGATTCAGCAGTACTCTAAGCTGGAAATCTGTAACCTTACACCAGACACTTTGAGTAGTGATGACGTGCACCGCTGGGGCCATCACCAGTTTGAAGGAACCTGGAGAGTGGGCAGTACTGCTGGAGGCTGTAGGAACAACCCag CAACGTTCTGCTCAAACCCCCAGTATGTAATAAAGCTGGAGGATGTGGATGATGATCCCCTTGATGGAGTGGATGGCTGCTCATTTCTGGTTGGTCTAATGCAGAAAGATGGACGCAAAGAACGACAGTTTGGACGAGACCTTAACACTATTGGATTTGCTATCTACAAG GTTCCAGACGAG TACAAAGGTCTCAATAACATCCACCTAGGTCCTGATGTGTTACTGCGTCAGAAAGCTATTGCCATGAGTGACACTTTCATAAACATGCGTGAGGTGTGCACCCACTTCAAGTTACCACCCGGAGAATATGTCATCATTCCCTCCACCTTCGAGCCTCATCGCAAAGGCACCTTCATCCTGCGAGTTTTCACTGAGAAGCAGGCTACTGCTGG acCGATGGAGTCAGACATCTGCGCAAATATTAAACAG GATAAAATCTCGGAGAAAGATGTGGACCCACATTTCAAGCACCTCTTCAAGCAGATTGCTGGAACT GACGCTGAAATTTCAGCTGTTGAGCTGCAGAAGATTCTGGACCGAATTGTGTCTCAGC GAACTGACCTGAAAACTAATGGCTTCAGTATTGAGACATGCCGCCACATCATCAGTCTGCTTGAT AAAGACGGTAATGGAACACTTGGGCTTCTGGAATTTCACACTTTCTGGATGAAGTTGCAAAAATATATG GAAGTCTTTAAGCACCGTGACACAGACAAATCTGGTACCATAAGCTCCCACGAGATCAGAGAAGCTCTGATTGAAGCAG gcttCACGCTGAACAGTTCAGTGTTACAAGTAATTGTCTCACGTTACTCTGATCTGGAAAGTGCCATTGAATTTGATGCCTTTGTGAGCTGTGTGATCCGGCTGGAATTGCTTTTCC aaACATTCCAGAAGTTTGATAAGAAAAACACAGGGAAGATTGAGCTGGATATTATGCAG TGGCTTTGCTTGGCCTTGGGCTAA